The genomic stretch GCCTGGAAATCAAAGACCTTTACCGGCAACGATATCATGCTCCACTTCTATCTGCTGGACATACTGGGCAAGGATTCCAGGCTTTCCATTGAAAACCTCACCGATCTTATCTGTAGCAGAAGCGGACAGGTCTTTGACCCCCAGACTGTCCGTAATAAATGCAAGGAGTATGCAGACCTTGGTATCATAAAAGCCGAAAAGCAGAAAAAGGCTCTTCTTTACAGCCTGTCCGATAATACCTTTAACCAGTTGCTTCAAAGTGCTCCTGGCTTAGGGGAGGCAGTGAAGTTCTTTCAGGGAAGTGTGGCTTTCGGTGAAATCGGCAGTTTTATTATGGATAATCAGAGGCTGGAGAATGACCGTTTTACCTTTAAACATTATTATGCCGCCCATACCCTGGAGGACGGTATCTTACTTGACCTTCTTTCTGCCATCAGAAACAGTTGTGCTATAGAGTTTGTTAATGTAAATGAATCAGGTACCAGAGTTTCCACCTTCAATGGAATTCCCGTAAAGGTCTTTGTCAGTGCTGCCACCGGAAGGCGTTACCTTTGTTTATATAAGACAAAGGAGAAGCGTTTCTTCAATTACAGGTTGGATCATATAAAAGAAGTATCCCTAAAAGACTTTTGCGAAACAGCCGGACAACACCAGACAGACCTTGAAAATAACCTTGACCGTGTGTTTGGTGTGAGCTTCGGCGGGCAGAATCGAAAAGAAATCGTTTGTATGAAGCTCTATGTAAATGAAAAGACAGACGGCTTTATCCTGGATCGTTTAATCCGGGAAGGACAGGGCGGAGAAGTGCTACGCCTTGAGAAAAATACCTATCTGTATACCAAGGAAGTCTTTGATTCCAATGATATGTCTCCCTGGATTAAGACCTTTACGGGCAGAATTATCCAGCTGGAAGGCACCAATCAGACAGTGATAAACCGTTTTTACAAAGATATCAAAAGGATGAAGGAAATGTATGAAGATTAACAACCATTTATTCTCAGAAGTTTACGGCTGTTACTTTACAGTAGTAAAAAGGATATTAGAGCAGGCTGAGGGAGGTCTTACCCAGGCTGAAATTGAGTCAATGGTTCAGGCCGATG from Anaerocolumna sp. AGMB13020 encodes the following:
- a CDS encoding WYL domain-containing protein; translated protein: MGEYHELIRNFDKIRDYMRDFYIYGFKSRSDFTRKSARTYDNEKRRIESYMGEYMKWEYTKTGKNLFISMDCARLPLNPLYAAWKSKTFTGNDIMLHFYLLDILGKDSRLSIENLTDLICSRSGQVFDPQTVRNKCKEYADLGIIKAEKQKKALLYSLSDNTFNQLLQSAPGLGEAVKFFQGSVAFGEIGSFIMDNQRLENDRFTFKHYYAAHTLEDGILLDLLSAIRNSCAIEFVNVNESGTRVSTFNGIPVKVFVSAATGRRYLCLYKTKEKRFFNYRLDHIKEVSLKDFCETAGQHQTDLENNLDRVFGVSFGGQNRKEIVCMKLYVNEKTDGFILDRLIREGQGGEVLRLEKNTYLYTKEVFDSNDMSPWIKTFTGRIIQLEGTNQTVINRFYKDIKRMKEMYED